A single genomic interval of Helianthus annuus cultivar XRQ/B chromosome 6, HanXRQr2.0-SUNRISE, whole genome shotgun sequence harbors:
- the LOC110865652 gene encoding glycosyltransferase BC10 produces MLRIMRFVFKDLSIGLIRVLCFLMVFVIGIVIGLLSSSHVDRYFTSQPYVLNPNQAFAINPNSLCTSSINETVSGNDRNGNVGVSCVKEDCLSMESFRFPKNVSHGMTDEELLWRGSLVPENAHYPFDRMPKIAFLFLTRGDLPFLPLWERFFKGQDAMKYSVYVHSNPGVKLDVLNSSVFYKRQIPSQAVEWGKVTLVEAERRLLGNALLDFSNERFVLLSESCIPIYNFPTVYKYLVESKYSFLDCYEDPSRYGQGRYNRYMKPDIRPRDWRKGSQWFEMNRALAVKVVADTKYFNLFKRYCTDDCYPDEHYMPTFVHMFHEPLNAGRTVTYVDWSVGGPHPVSFEAKNITESFLKSLRNNGTTCSYNKGKSHICYLFARKFESSALEPLLELASKVLEY; encoded by the exons ATGTTGAGAATAATGAGGTTTGTATTTAAAGATTTATCAATTGGGTTAATCAGGGTTCTATGTTTTCTGATGGTGTTTGTGATTGGGATAGTTATTGGTTTGCTTTCAAGTTCACATGTGGATAGATACTTCACATCACAACCATATGTTCTTAATCCAAATCAGGCGTTTGCAATAAACCCTAATTCTTTGTGCACTAGTAGCATTAATGAAACGGTTTCAGGTAATGATCGAAATGGTAATGTTGGGGTTAGTTGTGTAAAGGAGGATTGTTTGAGTATGGAAAGCTTTCGGTTTCCGAAGAATGTGAGCCATGGGATGACTGATGAGGAGCTGTTGTGGAGAGGTTCTTTGGTGCCGGAGAATGCACATTACCCGTTCGATAGAATGCCTAAGATAGCTTTTTTGTTCTTGACTAGGGGGGATCTTCCGTTTTTGCCCTTGTGGGAGAGGTTTTTTAAGGGTCAGGATGCAATGAAGTATTCGGTTTATGTTCATTCGAATCCTGGGGTTAAGCTTGATGTTTTAAACTCTTCGGTTTTCTATAAGAGGCAGATTCCTAGTCAG gctgtCGAATGGGGAAAGGTGACCCTAGTTGAAGCAGAAAGACGGCTGTTAGGCAATGCTTTACTCGACTTTTCCAATGAGCGCTTTGTACTCCTATCAGAAAGCTGCATCCCGATTTACAACTTCCCAACCGTCTACAAATACCTGGTTGAATCCAAATACAGCTTCCTGGACTGCTATGAAGACCCGTCTAGATACGGGCAGGGTCGGTACAACCGTTACATGAAACCTGACATCAGGCCACGGGACTGGAGAAAAGGGTCTCAGTGGTTTGAAATGAATCGGGCACTTGCCGTTAAAGTGGTCGCGGATACAAAATACTTCAATCTTTTTAAAAGGTACTGCACTGATGATTGTTACCCAGACGAACATTACATGCCGACTTTTGTGCACATGTTTCATGAACCGCTTAATGCTGGTCGAACGGTCACTTATGTCGACTGGTCAGTGGGGGGCCCGCATCCGGTTAGTTTTGAGGCGAAAAATATTACTGAAAGTTTTCTTAAGTCTCTTAGGAACAACGGGACTACTTGCTCGTATAATAAAGGAAAGTCACATATTTGCTATTTGTTTGCTAGAAAGTTTGAGTCGAGCGCGCTGGAGCCATTACTCGAGCTCGCTTCGAAAGTACTTGAATATTGA
- the LOC110864070 gene encoding protein IQ-DOMAIN 1 — translation MAKGRFDISAGENDVEPSQGFTWVHDSTSTRRGWMDRRAMIKVGLRLYGLPAFEVGDPTSMLINSNRRAIGKRQPHSNVSRVQCQINSRMIRMSEENQALQRQLLQKQAKELEISQVKWNDSLQSKEQIEAKLLSKYEATMRRGRAMAYSFSHQQPWKKSSRTTNLLFMDPTNPQWGWSWLERYMAGRPWETRKNQSSVKNGINITGPEITKSYARRQLNSTPSTPKSAAGGPVASQKVKRRSNSRTIFGPFPDDDMRSVFSVRSEMNRRHSIAASSVRGDESMDSSPSVPSFLFYRTIVCIVIARMAL, via the exons ATGGCTAAAGGAAGATTCGATATATCTGCAGGAgaaaat GATGTGGAACCGTCACAAGGGTTCACTTGGGTCCATGACTCCACGAGCACCAGACGTGGATGGATGGATCGACGAGCAATGATCAAAGTTGGTTTGAGGTTGTATGGCTTGCCTGCCTTTGAG GTTGGTGATCCTACAAGTATGCTTATAAACTCTAATCGAAGGGCAATCGGCAAACGGCAACCACACTCTAATGTATCTCGTGTGCAGTGTCAGATCAATTCTCGGATGATTCGAATGTCCGAGGAGAATCAGGCTCTTCAGAGACAACTTCTACAGAAACAAGCGAAAGAACTCGAGATTTCGCAGGTTA AATGGAATGATAGTTTGCAGTCCAAGGAACAAATTGAAGCAAAACTACTTAGCAAATACGAAGCAACTATGAGACGAGGACGGGCCATGGCTTATTCGTTTTCTCATCAG CAACCATGGAAGAAATCATCGAGAACGACAAACTTACTCTTCATGGACCCAACGAATCCACAATGGGGTTGGAGCTGGTTAGAGCGATACATGGCGGGCCGGCCATGGGAGACCAGGAAAAATCAATCATCAGTTAAAAACGGCATCAACATTACCGGACCCGAAATCACGAAATCGTACGCGCGTCGGCAACTCAACTCTACCCCTTCAACCCCAAAGTCAGCAGCGGGTGGTCCAGTAGCATCGCAGAAGGTCAAACGCAGGTCAAACTCTAGAACAATCTTCGGGCCATTCCCTGATGATGATATGAGAAGTGTGTTTAGCGTGCGGTCTGAGATGAACAGAAGGCATAGCATCGCGGCGTCCTCTGTGAGAGGTGACGAGAGTATGGACAGTTCGCCGTCGGTTCCGAGTTTCCTATTTTACCGCACTATTGTGTGCATAGTCATTGCTAGAATGGCTTTATAG
- the LOC110865651 gene encoding pentatricopeptide repeat-containing protein At1g10270 translates to MTVTRFLLRSLRRLSPLQTTTLSPTFTLKPSHQPQPHVIPTRSFAFSSAEEAAAERRRRKRRLRIEPPLHALQRDPNSPRPKRDPNQPDTTSALVGPRLSLHNRVQSLIRAGDLDNASVVARQSVFSTTRPTVFTCNAIIGSMYRAKRYSDAIALFTYFFKQCNIVPNVVSYNFLIVSYCESGEVDKGLEVYQHIKENAPFSPSAVTFRHLTKGLVDAGRIDEAVNLLWKMVGDGHGADSSVFNNVILGFLNLGNLEKANEFFDELKSRCMVYDGIVNATFMEWFFSQGRVREAMESYKSLLDKEFKMVPATCNVLLEVLLKWGRKVEAEALFDSMLDRHTPPVVQAVNSDTFNLMVNECFKEGRELEAYSVFKKAGKAPKSKPFAMDTAGFNNMIMRYCEKDMVDDAEKMYVELCGKSLSPDVNTYRTLIDAYLKLGRIDEAMEKYTKMVEAGLRVIPTYANKWFSELIENGKVLECVPILTKMGEKDPKPDATTYDIVIRALCAVSNYDTSLSLLQQMVSYGVGVTPVLKEHVLDVFDKVGRRDEIDRLLNARWSGYAANVSPAQRHGGANPNGYRQQTESTPHANGNGYRNGHGHMQQHVNWQQSNNGNDYSNRQQDNVRNTQQYDNGSYSGSGQQYHQGNNNGYEQPQYNNRSYVGNGQQYNTGTWNGNGNGNGQQYSNGGYNGNGQQYGSGFQNGQQYSNGGYNGNGQQYGGGSHYGNWQQNGSDQQVINGEQGYEQPQTGSVAL, encoded by the coding sequence atgaCAGTAACTCGCTTCCTCCTCCGCTCCCTCCGCCGCCTCTCCCCCCTCCAAACCACCACACTTTCCCCCACCTTCACCCTAAAACCCTCACACCAGCCCCAACCGCATGTCATCCCCACCCGCTCCTTCGCTTTCTCCTCCGCCGAAGAAGCCGCCGCTGAACGCCGCCGTCGCAAACGCCGCCTCCGCATCGAGCCGCCACTACACGCGCTCCAACGTGATCCCAACTCCCCACGCCCTAAACGCGACCCTAACCAACCCGACACCACCTCCGCCCTCGTCGGCCCCCGCCTCAGTCTCCACAACCGCGTCCAATCCCTGATCCGCGCTGGCGATCTCGACAACGCTTCTGTCGTCGCTCGCCAATCAGTATTCTCCACCACTCGCCCCACCGTCTTCACTTGCAACGCCATTATCGGCTCCATGTATCGCGCAAAACGGTATTCGGATGCTATCGCGCTGTTTACTTACTTTTTTAAGCAGTGTAATATTGTCCCGAATGTTGTTTCGTATAATTTTTTAATTGTTTCGTATTGTGAGAGTGGAGAGGTGGATAAAGGATTAGAAGTGTATCAACATATCAAGGAGAATGCGCCTTTTAGCCCGTCCGCAGTTACTTTTCGTCATTTAACGAAAGGTTTGGTTGACGCCGGGCGGATTGATGAGGCGGTTAACTTGTTGTGGAAAATGGTAGGGGATGGGCATGGGGCGGATTCAAGTGTTTTTAATAATGTTATattagggtttttgaatttaGGGAATTTGGAAAAGGCGAATGAGTTTTTTGATGAGTTGAAGAGCAGGTGTATGGTTTACGATGGGATTGTTAATGCTACATTTATGGAGTGGTTTTTCAGTCAAGGTAGGGTGAGAGAGGCGATGGAGTCGTATAAGTCATTGTTGGATAAGGAGTTTAAGATGGTTCCGGCTACGTGTAATGTACTTTTGGAGGTTTTGCTTAAATGGGGGAGGAAAGTTGAAGCAGAGGCGTTGTTTGATAGTATGTTGGATAGGCATACGCCGCCTGTTGTTCAGGCGGTGAATTCGGATACGTTTAACTTGATGGTGAATGAGTGTTTTAAGGAGGGCAGAGAGTTGGAGGCTTACAGTGTGTTTAAGAAGGCGGGTAAAGCGCCAAAGTCGAAGCCTTTTGCGATGGATACGGCTGGGTTTAATAACATGATTATGAGGTATTGTGAGAAAGATATGGTGGATGATGCTGAGAAAATGTATGTGGAGTTGTGTGGTAAATCTTTATCTCCTGATGTCAACACCTATAGGACATTGATTGATGCTTATTTAAAATTAGGAAGAATCGATGAGGCTATGGAGAAGTATACGAAGATGGTGGAGGCTGGCTTGAGAGTGATTCCTACTTACGCTAACAAATGGTTTTCTGAACTAATTGAAAACGGAAAGGTTCTTGAGTGTGTACCGATTTTGACTAAAATGGGTGAAAAGGATCCAAAACCGGATGCGACTACTTATGATATTGTGATCAGGGCGCTTTGTGCAGTCTCTAATTATGACACAAGTTTGTCTTTGTTACAACAAATGGTCAGTTATGGTGTTGGTGTAACTCCTGTACTTAAGGAGCACGTGTTGGATGTTTTCGACAAGGTTGGGCGCAGGGACGAGATTGATCGGCTTCTAAATGCCAGATGGTCAGGTTATGCTGCAAACGTGTCTCCAGCACAGCGGCATGGTGGTGCAAATCCGAATGGATATCGGCAGCAGACTGAAAGTACACCTCATGCTAATGGGAACGGGTATAGGAATGGGCATGGACATATGCAACAGCATGTGAATTGGCAGCAAAGCAATAACGGAAATGATTATTCGAATAGACAGCAAGATAACGTTAGAAACACGCAACAGTATGATAATGGAAGCTACAGTGGAAGTGGGCAGCAGTATCATCAGGGAAACAATAACGGATATGAACAACCACAGTATAATAATAGAAGTTATGTTGGAAATGGGCAGCAATACAATACTGGAACTTGGAATGGAAATGGGAACGGGAATGGACAACAGTACAGCAATGGAGGCTATAACGGCAATGGACAGCAGTATGGATCTGGCTTCCAGAATGGACAACAGTACAGCAATGGAGGCTATAATGGCAATGGACAGCAGTATGGAGGCGGATCGCACTATGGAAATTGGCAGCAGAATGGCAGTGATCAGCAAGTAATAAATGGGGAGCAAGGATATGAGCAGCCTCAAACTGGCTCTGTTGCGCTTTGA